TAGGAGTGATTTCACTGGTGTTGAAAATTATGCCGATATGTCCGACCGAGCTCGAACCGATTGAATTTAAAAAGTTGTTGAAAACATAGTTTGCCGGAACGGTTGACAAAACACCGGTTGTGTTTGACGGAGTGGATTTGTCTGCCATAAAACCTTCAAGCACGGGATTTGCAACGTTTGCAAAGAAAATCGGAATTTGGCCGCCGAACGATTTATATGCCGCTCTTGCCGCCTCAATGCCTACGGGAACTGCAAAAAGCGTGTTTTCGGGAGATATTTTTGAAACGATTTTTTCAAGCTCGTTATCGTCGCCCTTTGCGTTTTTAACGGAAATGTTAAGTTTTTGTGCGGTGTATGCCTTGTTTAAATTTTCAGCAAAAGAATCCTTTACCGAACTATTATATTCGTCGTTGTCGTATAAAATAACGGCGATTTCTTTTGAAGTGTCAAAAACTTTTGCTTCTTCCTTTGAACCGCAGCCCGCAAACGAAACGCACATAACCGCGAGCATTATAAAACCGATAATTTTCTTCATTTGATTCAATTCCTCTCTTGTGCCTGCCTAAATATTATTTTACTACAATATATTACAACATTCCGCACTGTTTTGTCAATATAATGCGGTTAAAATTAAAATATATTTTGTCAAAAGGTTGACAAAAACAGGTATTTTATTATATTATATATAAGTATAGTTTAATTTTGATTTGAGGGATTTACTTATGGAAAAACTTGGACTTAACGAAATAAGGGAAAAATACTTATCGTTTTTTGAAAGCAAGGGTCATTTAAGACTGCCGAGCTTTTCGCTCGTACCGCAGAATGACAAGAGCCTTTTGCTTATAAACGCAGGTATGGCGCCGTTAAAGCCGTATTTCACGGGACAGGAAACTCCGCCGAGAAAAAGG
The window above is part of the Qingrenia yutianensis genome. Proteins encoded here:
- a CDS encoding ABC transporter substrate binding protein; amino-acid sequence: MKKIIGFIMLAVMCVSFAGCGSKEEAKVFDTSKEIAVILYDNDEYNSSVKDSFAENLNKAYTAQKLNISVKNAKGDDNELEKIVSKISPENTLFAVPVGIEAARAAYKSFGGQIPIFFANVANPVLEGFMADKSTPSNTTGVLSTVPANYVFNNFLNSIGSSSVGHIGIIFNTSEITPMESTNYFKRYLDLNSYYYTESVVSNTLEAQQAASKMAYKASSGSSVVGENVSADGAASKKYENRQDGANMLYLSDDSVVRGSVKEIAHALAGSDFYIYVSNPEDIVGKNFISLKPTSVSMGKNLADMAAQYLNGTSIQLLPCRTADEFDEFAYLDKNSSSENTNTQDNNAQNSTSQNQ